A single window of Sulfurovum riftiae DNA harbors:
- a CDS encoding DUF4382 domain-containing protein, which yields MKYTKTLIAVLFSLLILPLIIGCGGGGSSSTSASTSTGIMSLSITDAPPMLGEDVTEVNIAIIGIEYNKDGKWVEAEDFEGPQVFNLLELQDGNSLHMGDLILPAGHYKELRFKLAAPENPSDVRSNPDCNITFADGTSVPLFVPSGSSSGFKAKGEFDITANAKIEITADFDVHKSIVVAGASGKYLLKPVIRIVVTELSGGVEGNIVDIADYDPTEDALIVFAYEDGTYNSSEDGTFAGSVSSAEVDMESGEFTLAFLEEGTYDLVVAQYAGATFTDVVAVKENVEVTKGTEVSVDINTSAL from the coding sequence ATGAAATATACAAAAACACTTATTGCTGTACTTTTCTCACTGCTGATATTACCACTTATCATAGGATGTGGAGGGGGAGGTTCCTCTTCAACCTCTGCTTCAACTTCAACCGGGATAATGTCACTCAGTATTACTGATGCTCCGCCAATGCTTGGAGAAGATGTCACGGAAGTCAATATCGCTATCATCGGGATTGAGTACAACAAAGACGGGAAATGGGTAGAAGCGGAAGACTTTGAAGGGCCGCAGGTTTTCAATCTTCTTGAGCTTCAGGATGGAAATTCCCTGCATATGGGAGACCTGATCTTGCCGGCAGGACATTACAAGGAACTACGGTTCAAACTGGCTGCCCCGGAGAATCCATCGGATGTAAGGAGCAATCCTGACTGTAACATTACTTTTGCAGACGGGACTTCCGTGCCTTTATTTGTACCAAGCGGCTCATCGAGCGGATTTAAGGCAAAAGGTGAGTTCGATATTACTGCCAATGCCAAAATAGAGATAACAGCGGACTTTGATGTGCACAAGTCCATTGTTGTTGCAGGCGCAAGTGGAAAGTATCTTTTAAAGCCGGTCATCAGGATCGTGGTGACCGAACTTTCGGGAGGGGTAGAAGGGAATATCGTGGATATTGCCGATTACGATCCAACAGAGGATGCTTTGATCGTATTTGCCTATGAAGATGGAACCTATAACAGCAGTGAAGACGGTACGTTTGCCGGATCTGTAAGCAGTGCAGAAGTGGATATGGAGAGTGGTGAGTTCACATTGGCATTTTTGGAGGAAGGCACCTATGATCTTGTTGTGGCACAGTATGCCGGTGCGACGTTTACGGATGTGGTAGCGGTCAAGGAAAATGTAGAAGTTACAAAGGGAACAGAGGTTTCAGTCGATATCAATACTTCTGCGTTATAA
- the tkt gene encoding transketolase: MAMTEQNQMRKKMANTIRFLAADMVQKANSGHPGAPMGLADIAVVLSEHLSHNPKNPKWLNRDRLVFSGGHATGLIYSLLHLWGYDVSLDDLKNFRQLDSRTPGHPEYGHTAGIEITTGPLGQGIANAVGFAMAEAYTAKQVNSETCELIDHKVYCLCGDGDLQEGISYEACALAGHLGLKDLVLIYDSNEITIEGDTSIAWSEDVAKRFEAQNWNVMKINGHCYDDIDKALTEVRSATRPTIIIANTIIGKGAGELEGTHHTHGAPLGEEIIAESKAKEGFDPEQTFQIPEDVLLRFRCAVEEGELAEKEWIHRQKEAPLIEQNEALERLLNPDIASIEYPDFSNDAEVATRDSNGKILNAIAKALPSFLGGSADLAPSNKTELKDMGDFPKGKNMHFGIREHSMAAITNAIALYGTTMPFNATFFVFSDYMKPSVRIAALTSIQNFFVWTHDSIGVGEDGPTHEPIEHISQFRALPNFYLWRPADATENVEAWKTALTMKAPHGFVLSRQKLKTLKPKRDFGEPSKGAYIVKKREGATMTLMASGSELMPCLQAACHLDALGVKANVVSVPCLDLFNEQDKVYRETVVDPSTTVLAVEAATAAEYYRYADDVLGMESFGASAPAGQLFEKFGFTVQNITKRACGLVGAEYRHIDLGVCRA, from the coding sequence ATGGCAATGACAGAGCAGAATCAAATGCGCAAGAAGATGGCGAACACCATCCGTTTTTTAGCGGCAGACATGGTACAGAAAGCAAATTCTGGACACCCGGGTGCACCGATGGGGCTTGCAGATATCGCTGTGGTCCTGAGTGAACATCTCAGCCACAATCCGAAGAACCCGAAATGGCTCAACCGTGACCGTCTGGTATTCTCGGGAGGGCATGCGACAGGGCTTATCTATTCACTGCTGCACCTCTGGGGATACGATGTCAGCCTGGATGACCTTAAAAACTTCAGACAGCTTGACTCCAGGACACCGGGACATCCCGAGTACGGCCATACCGCAGGTATCGAGATCACGACTGGTCCTTTGGGGCAGGGGATCGCCAATGCCGTCGGTTTTGCCATGGCGGAAGCCTATACGGCAAAGCAGGTCAACTCCGAGACCTGCGAACTCATCGACCACAAGGTCTACTGTCTCTGCGGTGACGGCGACCTGCAGGAGGGGATCTCCTATGAAGCCTGTGCGTTGGCAGGCCACCTCGGACTGAAAGACCTTGTCCTCATTTATGACTCCAACGAGATCACGATCGAGGGAGACACTTCCATCGCATGGAGTGAAGATGTCGCCAAACGTTTCGAAGCGCAGAATTGGAATGTCATGAAGATCAACGGCCACTGCTATGATGATATCGATAAAGCATTGACTGAAGTGAGATCCGCTACCAGGCCAACGATCATCATAGCCAATACGATCATAGGAAAAGGCGCGGGTGAGCTTGAAGGCACGCACCATACACACGGTGCGCCGCTTGGTGAGGAGATCATTGCCGAGTCCAAAGCCAAAGAGGGCTTTGATCCGGAGCAGACCTTCCAGATCCCAGAAGATGTGCTGCTGCGCTTCAGATGTGCTGTCGAAGAGGGTGAACTGGCTGAAAAAGAGTGGATCCACAGACAGAAAGAGGCACCGCTTATTGAGCAGAATGAAGCACTTGAGAGACTGCTCAACCCAGACATTGCTTCTATCGAATACCCTGACTTCAGCAATGATGCCGAGGTGGCGACAAGGGACTCCAACGGGAAGATCCTCAATGCCATTGCCAAAGCATTGCCTTCTTTCCTTGGGGGGTCTGCAGACCTTGCACCAAGTAACAAAACAGAACTCAAAGATATGGGCGACTTTCCCAAAGGCAAGAACATGCACTTCGGTATCAGGGAGCACTCCATGGCAGCCATCACCAATGCGATAGCCCTCTACGGAACGACCATGCCGTTCAATGCGACCTTCTTTGTTTTCTCCGACTATATGAAACCTTCGGTGCGTATCGCGGCGCTGACAAGCATTCAGAACTTCTTTGTCTGGACGCATGACAGCATCGGTGTAGGTGAAGACGGCCCGACACATGAGCCGATCGAACATATCTCCCAGTTCAGGGCATTGCCGAACTTTTATCTCTGGAGACCGGCGGATGCGACCGAGAACGTGGAAGCATGGAAGACGGCATTGACCATGAAAGCGCCGCATGGTTTTGTTCTCAGCCGCCAGAAGCTCAAGACACTCAAGCCCAAAAGAGATTTCGGTGAACCGTCAAAAGGTGCCTACATTGTCAAAAAACGTGAAGGTGCGACCATGACATTGATGGCGTCCGGCTCGGAACTCATGCCTTGTCTTCAGGCTGCCTGTCACCTCGATGCACTGGGTGTAAAAGCCAATGTCGTTTCCGTACCGTGTCTTGATCTCTTCAACGAGCAGGACAAAGTTTACAGAGAAACAGTGGTTGACCCTTCAACGACCGTTCTGGCTGTTGAGGCAGCAACGGCTGCCGAATATTATCGGTATGCGGATGATGTACTCGGAATGGAAAGCTTCGGTGCATCGGCACCGGCAGGTCAGCTCTTCGAGAAGTTCGGGTTTACCGTACAGAACATTACCAAAAGAGCCTGTGGTCTTGTCGGTGCCGAGTATAGACATATAGATCTTGGTGTCTGCAGGGCATAG
- a CDS encoding polyprenyl synthetase family protein: MQRFEAYLAQNLPKVTSFHPVYEEALGAMLQAGGKRFRPMLLLSIVDAYEPMLHDSALPVALALEMFHTYSLIHDDLPAMDDADLRRGHQTLHKRFDEVTAILAGDALNSDAFYLIAKAPLREDVKIKLVELLARDGGSRGMVLGQAIDCYFENKPLTIEEVRVLHTNKTAKLIAVSLQMGAVIVGLEKQVQDDLYSFGIDLGLLFQIQDDIIDETQSEEEAGKTTGNDADKNSFVNLLGLEETVVQADTLAKELQRRFEAFDEKLQTALQPLMDKYLYRHR; encoded by the coding sequence ATGCAGAGATTCGAAGCATATTTGGCACAAAACCTACCAAAAGTGACCAGTTTTCACCCTGTCTATGAAGAGGCATTGGGTGCCATGCTCCAGGCAGGCGGAAAGCGTTTCCGTCCGATGCTGCTTTTGAGCATTGTGGATGCCTATGAACCGATGCTCCATGACTCTGCCCTGCCGGTCGCGCTCGCACTGGAGATGTTCCATACCTACTCTCTCATACATGATGATCTGCCTGCGATGGACGATGCCGACCTGCGCCGCGGGCATCAGACCCTGCATAAACGATTTGACGAAGTGACCGCCATACTGGCCGGTGATGCGCTCAACTCCGATGCCTTCTATCTTATCGCCAAAGCACCGCTGCGTGAAGATGTGAAGATCAAACTGGTAGAACTGCTTGCCCGCGACGGCGGCAGCAGAGGTATGGTACTTGGCCAGGCGATCGACTGCTACTTTGAGAACAAGCCGCTTACCATAGAAGAGGTAAGGGTCCTGCATACCAACAAGACCGCCAAGCTCATCGCGGTAAGCCTTCAGATGGGTGCGGTGATCGTCGGTCTTGAGAAGCAGGTGCAGGATGACCTTTATAGTTTCGGTATCGACCTGGGGCTGCTTTTTCAGATACAGGACGATATTATCGATGAGACACAAAGTGAAGAGGAAGCGGGAAAGACCACCGGGAACGATGCAGACAAGAACAGCTTTGTGAATCTTTTGGGACTGGAGGAGACTGTCGTTCAGGCAGATACTCTGGCAAAAGAGCTGCAAAGACGATTTGAAGCCTTCGACGAGAAGTTACAAACAGCCTTGCAACCGTTGATGGATAAGTATCTATACCGGCACAGATAA
- a CDS encoding shikimate kinase, whose amino-acid sequence MKKNIILIGFMGVGKGTTARAFAKKYGVYNIDTDDLIESKENKLVKKIFEKKGEAYFRQCEQDTADWIEKCVTGTLISCGGGFYKVDNIDKLGTVVLLDASFEWIHNRLKTAKNAKSKLAKRPLFSDEKKAKSLYKEREKAYRKVADIIVSMENKKLDEVISEIAKKCKV is encoded by the coding sequence ATGAAAAAAAACATTATATTGATCGGATTCATGGGTGTGGGCAAGGGTACGACCGCGCGTGCCTTTGCCAAGAAGTACGGTGTGTACAATATTGACACCGATGACCTTATAGAATCCAAAGAGAACAAGCTTGTCAAAAAGATCTTCGAGAAGAAGGGTGAGGCATACTTTCGGCAGTGTGAACAGGATACTGCCGACTGGATAGAGAAATGTGTTACGGGGACACTTATCTCCTGCGGCGGCGGTTTCTACAAGGTGGACAATATTGATAAACTGGGTACTGTCGTTCTGCTCGATGCTTCGTTTGAATGGATACACAACCGTCTGAAAACGGCAAAGAACGCCAAGTCGAAACTTGCCAAGCGTCCGCTTTTTTCTGATGAAAAAAAGGCAAAAAGTCTCTATAAAGAGCGGGAGAAGGCCTATAGAAAAGTGGCGGATATCATTGTCAGCATGGAGAATAAAAAACTCGATGAAGTGATCAGCGAGATCGCTAAAAAATGTAAAGTATAG
- a CDS encoding SDR family NAD(P)-dependent oxidoreductase, which yields MKRILITGVGSGLGEALAKAYIEQGDTVYAIGREYPKEIYSHPRFFFFPYDLRETFTLQSSVKEFVNQHTFDLVILNAGILGEIKMLHESDLLDVKEVMEVNLWANKELIDVLSKFATVKQVVGISSGAAVNGSKGWGAYALSKSALNMLLSLYAKELPDIHFTALAPGIIRTPMVEHILEEVDETLYPSVKKLRENTIWTPKEGVQILIPAFEKLLDYESGSFLDIRTMKL from the coding sequence ATGAAAAGAATATTGATCACCGGTGTCGGTTCCGGTCTGGGAGAGGCATTGGCAAAAGCGTACATTGAGCAGGGCGATACCGTTTATGCCATCGGACGGGAATACCCCAAAGAGATCTATTCCCATCCCCGTTTTTTCTTTTTCCCCTATGACCTGAGGGAAACCTTTACCCTTCAGAGCTCTGTCAAAGAGTTCGTCAATCAGCATACCTTCGATCTTGTCATTCTCAATGCCGGTATTCTTGGAGAGATCAAAATGCTGCATGAGAGCGACCTGCTGGATGTCAAAGAGGTCATGGAAGTGAACCTCTGGGCCAACAAAGAGCTCATCGATGTGCTAAGCAAATTCGCCACGGTCAAGCAGGTCGTAGGTATCAGCTCCGGTGCAGCGGTCAACGGTTCCAAAGGGTGGGGAGCCTACGCTCTCTCCAAATCGGCACTCAATATGCTGCTCAGCCTCTATGCGAAAGAGTTACCTGATATTCACTTCACCGCTCTGGCACCCGGTATCATCAGAACACCGATGGTAGAGCATATTCTCGAAGAGGTGGATGAAACGCTTTATCCTTCTGTCAAAAAACTGCGCGAAAACACTATCTGGACACCGAAGGAAGGTGTACAGATACTCATTCCGGCATTTGAGAAACTGCTGGATTATGAGAGCGGGAGCTTTCTGGATATCAGAACGATGAAACTGTAA